Proteins encoded within one genomic window of Triticum aestivum cultivar Chinese Spring chromosome 2D, IWGSC CS RefSeq v2.1, whole genome shotgun sequence:
- the LOC123053373 gene encoding DDT domain-containing protein DDB_G0282237 isoform X2, with protein sequence MPLFKRTPFFLLDPPKDLDPKEKVFQVRFTKEIFRDYQEYLNRLNLYRKRVWTCKVSGKSNLTYEEALVSEQRAAEKAQQLPRELMSPVLQMIQYSTLNLTDLVNKIYGSLQENLFEGLELHAKRDGSESACKILKVVGSGKTTSYEVGWIGQDNAITSTSVLRADDLIRKKAPCGRNMLKIFIRESTSQNSPWIVHMDLAKKYGIPTEPPKDMINGEGLSKARKRLANGTAEDASKRSKKDEEQVVPVKYPIDDLLVKPVADDPLLSKRCPPSTDFKVPISSVGDLLMVWDFCMSFGRLLCLSPFSLSDLENAICHKETNLVLLVEIHTALLNLLINDEGEYYEFIQNKNRKSKVSLVTWKEYLCDFMEMTSISSNISTVRRGHYGLVPTSLKLEILRELVDEAIATIAVKEKLDERIDQQQALAAEKREIARKSKEEQKLIMEVATEKEMNQTNAVQDGNENVNSQLVAKEGKERKNAPTSKMGDAKLHLGRHLEKELLDQSVRTSPLGKDRYYNRYWFFRREGRLFVESADSKEWGYYSTKEELDALIGSLNIKGIRERALKQQLDKFYNKISNAVEKRLKEVTHQLLVEEAVLRRSSRVHAHPKDSPSTSFLEYVNTWKPIQKRNRSKEDRAT encoded by the exons ATGCCTCTCTTCAAGAGGACACCTTTCTTCTTACTGGACCCACCAAAGGACTTGGATCCCAAGGAGAAGGTGTTCCAAGTTCGATTTACTAAGGAGATATTTCGAGATTACCA GGAGTACCTGAATAGGTTGAACCTTTACCGTAAAAGAGTTTGGACATGCAAGGTGTCTGGAAAATCTAATTTAACCTATGAGGAAGCTTTGGTCTCAGAGCAGCGCGCTGCAGAGAAGGCTCAACAGTTGCCAAGAGAGCTTATGTCTCCTGTTCTCCAGATGATCCAATACA GTACACTTAACTTAACTGACCTTGTCAACAAGATATATGGCAGTCTGCAAGAGAATCTGTTTGAAGGATTAGAATTACATGCTAAAAGAGATGGTTCGGAGTCTGCTTGCAAGATTCTGAAGGTTGTAGGTTCAGGTAAAACCACAAGCTATGAGGTGGGCTGGATTGGTCAAGACAATGCAATTACCAGCACTTCAGTTCTCAGAGCCGACGATCTAATTCGCAAGAAAGCACCTTGTGGTCGTAATATGCTCAAGATTTTTATCAGGGAATCAACATCACAAAACTCTCCATGGATCGTACATATGGATCTTGCAAAGAAATATGGCATACCCACTGAGCCTCCAAAAGACATGATT AATGGTGAAGGATTGTCCAAAGCAAGGAAAAGACTAGCGAATGGGACTGCAGAAGATGCCAGCAAAAGGTCAAAGAAAG ATGAGGAGCAAGTAGTACCAGTTAAATACCCAATCGATGATCTTTTAGTAAAGCCGGTGGCAGATGACCCTCTTTTGTCAAAGAGATGCCCACCATCCACAGATTTCAAAGTCCCTATAAGTTCTGTGGGAGATCTCCTGATGGTCTGGGATTTCTGCATGTCTTTTGGGAGGCTTTTATGCTTGTCGCCGTTTTCCTTGTCAGATCTGGAGAATGCAATTTGCCACAAAGAAACCAATCTTGTTCTTCTTGTGGAAATACACACTGCACTTCTCAATTTGCTTATTAATGATGAAGGTGAATATTATGAGTTTATCCAGAACAAGAACAGAAAATCAAAG GTATCTCTAGTCACCTGGAAGGAGTATCTATGTGATTTCATGGAAATGACAAGTATCTCCAGTAACATATCAACAGTACGGAGGGGTCACTATGGTCTTGTTCCCACTAGCCTGAAACTTGAAATCCTACGGGAATTGGTAGATGAAGCCATTGCAACTATTGCTGTAAAAGAGAAATTAGATGAACGCATTGATCAGCAACAAGCACTTGCAGCAGAAAAAAGAGAGATTGCTAGAAAGAGTAAGGAAGAGCAGAAGTTGATCATGGAAGTGGCAACAGAAAAGGAAATGAATCAGACAAATGCTGTACAGGATGGCAACGAGAATGTTAATAGCCAGCTTGTGGCAAAAGAAGGGAAGGAGAGGAAAAACGCTCCCACCAGCAAAATGGGAGATGCGAAATTGCATCTG GGGAGGCATCTGGAGAAAGAACTACTGGACCAATCAGTACGAACTAGTCCTCTTGGAAAAGACAGATACTATAACAGGTATTGGTTTTTTAGGCGTGAAGGAAGACTTTTTGTTGAAAGTGCAGATTCCAAAGAGTGGGGGTACTATAGCACCAAGGAAGAG CTTGATGCGCTCATTGGGTCTTTAAACATTAAAGGCATAAGGGAGAGAGCACTCAAACAACAGCTTGACAAGTTCTACAACAAGATAAG TAATGCTGTGGAGAAGAGATTGAAGGAGGTGACACATCAGTTGTTAGTTGAAGAGGCTGTATTGCGGCGTTCTTCTCGTGTACATGCTCATCCAAAGGACAGCCCTTCTACGTCATTCCTCGAGTATGTCAACACATGGAAGCCTATTCAAAAGAGAAACAGATCGAAAGAAGATCGAGCTACTTAG
- the LOC123053373 gene encoding DDT domain-containing protein DDB_G0282237 isoform X1, with protein MPLFKRTPFFLLDPPKDLDPKEKVFQVRFTKEIFRDYQEYLNRLNLYRKRVWTCKVSGKSNLTYEEALVSEQRAAEKAQQLPRELMSPVLQMIQYSTLNLTDLVNKIYGSLQENLFEGLELHAKRDGSESACKILKVVGSGKTTSYEVGWIGQDNAITSTSVLRADDLIRKKAPCGRNMLKIFIRESTSQNSPWIVHMDLAKKYGIPTEPPKDMINGEGLSKARKRLANGTAEDASKRSKKDEEQVVPVKYPIDDLLVKPVADDPLLSKRCPPSTDFKVPISSVGDLLMVWDFCMSFGRLLCLSPFSLSDLENAICHKETNLVLLVEIHTALLNLLINDEGEYYEFIQNKNRKSKVSLVTWKEYLCDFMEMTSISSNISTVRRGHYGLVPTSLKLEILRELVDEAIATIAVKEKLDERIDQQQALAAEKREIARKSKEEQKLIMEVATEKEMNQTNAVQDGNENVNSQLVAKEGKERKNAPTSKMGDAKLHLDGNENVNSQLVAKEAKERKNAPASKMGDVKLHLGRHLEKELLDQSVRTSPLGKDRYYNRYWFFRREGRLFVESADSKEWGYYSTKEELDALIGSLNIKGIRERALKQQLDKFYNKISNAVEKRLKEVTHQLLVEEAVLRRSSRVHAHPKDSPSTSFLEYVNTWKPIQKRNRSKEDRAT; from the exons ATGCCTCTCTTCAAGAGGACACCTTTCTTCTTACTGGACCCACCAAAGGACTTGGATCCCAAGGAGAAGGTGTTCCAAGTTCGATTTACTAAGGAGATATTTCGAGATTACCA GGAGTACCTGAATAGGTTGAACCTTTACCGTAAAAGAGTTTGGACATGCAAGGTGTCTGGAAAATCTAATTTAACCTATGAGGAAGCTTTGGTCTCAGAGCAGCGCGCTGCAGAGAAGGCTCAACAGTTGCCAAGAGAGCTTATGTCTCCTGTTCTCCAGATGATCCAATACA GTACACTTAACTTAACTGACCTTGTCAACAAGATATATGGCAGTCTGCAAGAGAATCTGTTTGAAGGATTAGAATTACATGCTAAAAGAGATGGTTCGGAGTCTGCTTGCAAGATTCTGAAGGTTGTAGGTTCAGGTAAAACCACAAGCTATGAGGTGGGCTGGATTGGTCAAGACAATGCAATTACCAGCACTTCAGTTCTCAGAGCCGACGATCTAATTCGCAAGAAAGCACCTTGTGGTCGTAATATGCTCAAGATTTTTATCAGGGAATCAACATCACAAAACTCTCCATGGATCGTACATATGGATCTTGCAAAGAAATATGGCATACCCACTGAGCCTCCAAAAGACATGATT AATGGTGAAGGATTGTCCAAAGCAAGGAAAAGACTAGCGAATGGGACTGCAGAAGATGCCAGCAAAAGGTCAAAGAAAG ATGAGGAGCAAGTAGTACCAGTTAAATACCCAATCGATGATCTTTTAGTAAAGCCGGTGGCAGATGACCCTCTTTTGTCAAAGAGATGCCCACCATCCACAGATTTCAAAGTCCCTATAAGTTCTGTGGGAGATCTCCTGATGGTCTGGGATTTCTGCATGTCTTTTGGGAGGCTTTTATGCTTGTCGCCGTTTTCCTTGTCAGATCTGGAGAATGCAATTTGCCACAAAGAAACCAATCTTGTTCTTCTTGTGGAAATACACACTGCACTTCTCAATTTGCTTATTAATGATGAAGGTGAATATTATGAGTTTATCCAGAACAAGAACAGAAAATCAAAG GTATCTCTAGTCACCTGGAAGGAGTATCTATGTGATTTCATGGAAATGACAAGTATCTCCAGTAACATATCAACAGTACGGAGGGGTCACTATGGTCTTGTTCCCACTAGCCTGAAACTTGAAATCCTACGGGAATTGGTAGATGAAGCCATTGCAACTATTGCTGTAAAAGAGAAATTAGATGAACGCATTGATCAGCAACAAGCACTTGCAGCAGAAAAAAGAGAGATTGCTAGAAAGAGTAAGGAAGAGCAGAAGTTGATCATGGAAGTGGCAACAGAAAAGGAAATGAATCAGACAAATGCTGTACAGGATGGCAACGAGAATGTTAATAGCCAGCTTGTGGCAAAAGAAGGGAAGGAGAGGAAAAACGCTCCCACCAGCAAAATGGGAGATGCGAAATTGCATCTG GACGGCAACGAGAATGTTAATAGCCAGCTTGTGGCAAAAGAAGCGAAGGAGAGGAAAAATGCTCCCGCCAGCAAAATGGGAGATGTGAAATTGCATCTG GGGAGGCATCTGGAGAAAGAACTACTGGACCAATCAGTACGAACTAGTCCTCTTGGAAAAGACAGATACTATAACAGGTATTGGTTTTTTAGGCGTGAAGGAAGACTTTTTGTTGAAAGTGCAGATTCCAAAGAGTGGGGGTACTATAGCACCAAGGAAGAG CTTGATGCGCTCATTGGGTCTTTAAACATTAAAGGCATAAGGGAGAGAGCACTCAAACAACAGCTTGACAAGTTCTACAACAAGATAAG TAATGCTGTGGAGAAGAGATTGAAGGAGGTGACACATCAGTTGTTAGTTGAAGAGGCTGTATTGCGGCGTTCTTCTCGTGTACATGCTCATCCAAAGGACAGCCCTTCTACGTCATTCCTCGAGTATGTCAACACATGGAAGCCTATTCAAAAGAGAAACAGATCGAAAGAAGATCGAGCTACTTAG